TCGCGCTCCTTCGCCGGGGGCCGGCCGCCCTTCGCCCACCGGCAGCGGGCTTCCTGCGCGCGGCGGGCCTGGTTCTCCGCGGCGACCGCCTCGTTAGCGTCGTCGATCCCGTCGAACATCTGCTGCACGTGGCCGACGCCGAGCCGGTCGAGCCGGTAGTGGGCGAGCGCCGGTCGGATGTGGACCCGCACGTGGGACTCGTAGCCGTTCAGGGTGGTCTTCTTGCGGGACTTCCGCTTCACGTCCAGCCACTCGTCGAGCAGGTCGCCGACGGTCATCGTCGCCGTCAGCTTCTGCCCGCGCACCAGGCGCCGCCGCGTCTCGGCCAGGTCCGGGAGCGGGGCTTTCGCGTTCTTGCTGACCTCCTCGAGCAGGTCGCCGATACGTGTCTGGTTCTCGGTGTCGTCGCCGTCGGGGATCGCGAGTAGGGCGCGGACCTGGTCCAGCGCGTCCTGTGCGTCCTTGGCGCTGCTGTAGCCAGAGCGGGAGAACGACCGGCGGGTGCCGTCCTGCCGCGGGGGCAGCTCCTGACGTACCGCCCACACCCCATGGCGGCGGGACGACAGCTGCGGGCACGACTTGTTCAGCGCCCTGCCATCCTCGTCTCGGCAGTAGCAGCGGCGGTACGTCGAACCCTTCACGGGCTACTCCCGGGCCTCGTCTTCGGGTGGACTCTGACGGTTCAGGATTTCATGCGCCATCTCCTCTGCGGCCCTCCGTGCGAGATCTGCACTGTGCTGTTCCAGGCTTCGCTCCAGTCGCCCCCTGACGTCATTGATGACGCGCTGGAATTCCTCTTTGTCGATCGTGAAGCTCAGCTCGCGCCCTGCAGGTCCGTCTGCGTCGCTCAATGAGCGAAGCTCCGTCCTGCGGGACGATGCGTAACCCTCTGGGTGGTAAGGCTTGAATGGATGACTCCACTTCGGAGCAGTCCAGGAAAGCCCCAGGTGCCGGAGGGTGAGTTCGTTGATCCGGAACTCCATCGCGGGCGTGAGCTGCCACATGCCGAGCGATTGGATGTAGTCCGCCACCGGGATAAGACCCATGAGATCGGAGTCCTTGTCCTCCGGATCCTTGTTGGGCAACTCATCCGGGAACTCGCGCATTCCGACGTTCCCCCTATTCCAGCGCGCGTCCTCCGGGGGCAAGAAGAAGTAGACCATCGGCTCGTCGAAGATCTTCGTGAGCGCCAGGATTTCGTTCGCGTCGAACTTGCGGGGCCGACCCCCCTGCCATGATCGCTCGGCTGCGCTCACTGAAGCATTCGACCAAGACCTCCCCGTGTACTTCTCCAGCAGTTCGGCTACCTCCTGCTGGCTCCATCCCGAGGACCGACGGGCTCGCCACATGTTGAAGGCGACCACTTGGTTAGCGGACAGGACCTTCTCGGGCGGCGTGCGCAAATGCTCTGGGTAGTGGCTCTCGTCTTTCAGTAGCTCAGCGTCACGATCGATGTCTCCACTCATGGGTCTCACCGTAGACCACGGGTCAACGGTCCGCCAGACTCACTCAACTGATCGCAGAATATTCCACTGGTGGTTGACTCAATCTGCGTGATGCCTTACGTTCAACGACATGCAGATCGATTCCACCACCTGCAGAGTGGATCCGCCTTCGCTGCGCGTTGCTCGGGAGGCCAAAGGCCTGACCTTGCGGGCCGCAGCGAAAGACTCCGGGATCGACCCGGGTCACCTGTCCAAGGTGGAGCGCGGCGAAAAGCAGCTCTCCATCGAAGCGCTCTACCGCCTGGCCCTCGTCGTCGACCTGGACGAACTCGCCGGGCACCTCAAGCCACTACTGCCGCGGGAAGTCGCGGCATGAAAGACCGGCTGTTCACCGTCGCTCAGATGTACGACCAGCCGCCGCTCATGCCCCTGTGGCCGGACTTCGGCCGGGGCGTCTGCCAGCTAGCCGAGAGCACCACGTTCCAGCTGGCCGCAGAGGGCCGCCTCCCTGTCGAGACGGTCCGCCTCGGGCGCAAGCGCTACGTGCGGACGATCGACGTCCTCACCTGGCTCCACCTGCCCACAAACGACGACAGCGCCGGGTACCAGCCGGCGCCGCCTGTCGAGCAATCCGCAACCACAAGTTCCAGCAAGTAGAAGCGAGCAAGCTCATGGCAACTATCGCACGTCCTTCAGCGGCGTCAACGGCGACGCCGGCCCCGGCCGAGCAGAGCATCAGCACCTTCTTCCACGTCGAGGCCATGAACGACCTCGACAACGGCCAGCCCACGCTGATCGCCAGCAGCGAGGCCAACCACGGTGACCTTCAGGTGGTCACCGCGGACCAGGTCATCGCAAAGGCCGCCGAGCAGCACCGGCTGATCAGCAAGGCGGTCCGGCTCGCCCTCGACCACGAGGCCGCCGGCCAGCAGATACCGGCGGACAAGCCCCGCACCTGGACCGTCGCCGACAGCGACACCGGGATGCCGCTGAACGTCACCTGCATGAGCGGCTGCAACACCCTCCACCTGGAGGCTGCGTCGGGCCAGGCGCCCGCCGACGAGATCTGGTGCGTCCAGTACGACCAGGCCAACACCACCGAGCTGGCGATCGGATGCGGCAACAGCGACCTTGGCGACTGGGCCACGCTCAGCGTGCAGATCAAGACGGAACCGTTCCACGCGGACCCCGCCAAGCGCATCCCGCACGCCTCCATCGAGGTCACCGAGGACCACTACATCGAAGACCTCGACCCCGACGCCCTCGCCGTCGTCATCGACAAGCTCGAACGCCGCACCGCGCAGATGCGCGTCCGGCACGCCGAGCTGGTCCGCATCCGCGACGAGTACCTCGGACGGCAGGCGTGACCGCCGAGCAGAACACCGCGGCGCCCGGGGGTGTAGCTACACCCGCCCCCCGGCCGTCCGGCCGACGACAAGCCCGGATGACAGGCCGCGCGCCGCCCTAGGGGGTAGGGCGGCGCGCATCACGGACCACCATCAGATCCAGTCCAAGGGACACGT
This genomic interval from Streptomyces dengpaensis contains the following:
- a CDS encoding helix-turn-helix domain-containing protein, producing MQIDSTTCRVDPPSLRVAREAKGLTLRAAAKDSGIDPGHLSKVERGEKQLSIEALYRLALVVDLDELAGHLKPLLPREVAA
- a CDS encoding DNA-binding protein gives rise to the protein MKDRLFTVAQMYDQPPLMPLWPDFGRGVCQLAESTTFQLAAEGRLPVETVRLGRKRYVRTIDVLTWLHLPTNDDSAGYQPAPPVEQSATTSSSK
- a CDS encoding DUF6907 domain-containing protein; the protein is MATIARPSAASTATPAPAEQSISTFFHVEAMNDLDNGQPTLIASSEANHGDLQVVTADQVIAKAAEQHRLISKAVRLALDHEAAGQQIPADKPRTWTVADSDTGMPLNVTCMSGCNTLHLEAASGQAPADEIWCVQYDQANTTELAIGCGNSDLGDWATLSVQIKTEPFHADPAKRIPHASIEVTEDHYIEDLDPDALAVVIDKLERRTAQMRVRHAELVRIRDEYLGRQA